The segment CAGCAAATCGTATAAACGTTTACATTGAAGTGTGAACGTGGCAATAATCATCGCACgaatattttcttatacttattTCCTGATACTTTAATGATTGAAGTTGGATCACCTGATATAATTACACCATGAAATTTCGTACCCACCAATATTAATGGAACTTTACATATCTCTGAGAACAAAAACATTcaagtatttaaaataaaatagagctttaataGAGATTTAATTTCTTTCAGTGTTAAATCTATGTTAATTGTTAAAATGAAAATCTTTCGATAGTCTATAACTAACATATTCACATTATGTTAACAAACTTATACATTATTTTGTTCTCAATGGTGAAAACAAATTGGACCAGTCGGTTTAAGTAATGCGTTGATTTAACTCACTATAAATATTCTGATGTCTGATAAAGTCACAGAAGTATATGTCTCCTGCCTTTAATACGATTTAccaaattgcatattttaagcGCTGGCCCAAGCTTTAGCCCCATATATTTCATCATCATGTcggaatttaaaagtaataaagcTTTCCCGTCAATTTCCTGAAAATAATTGTTCATtactaataatataatattcgtAATGCAATTATTTCAGTGCTCATAAATATATGTCTATTACAAATTATGTTAACAATGTGTTTCTGTTgacatttaattatattaattattcacCTTAATACTATTTCGTATACAAACACTACAGAAATGTATGAGATAGTACAAAGTATGTTAGCTTACGTGTTTTCGAAATAAATCTGCATGTTGCCCCAATGCAGGGTCTGTGACACTAATATAATGTATTACATCCTCGATAGTCCACTCTGCTGGTTCAGCAGAAGGTATACGATTAATGGAACTTTCAGCTTGAGTGGTAGATGTTGCAGCTTCAAGTTCTAAGTAAAACAATGATAATTAATACTCTTCTTAACTTTCAATAGggtgttaaaatattaatatttatttaataaagacAGGAACATATCCAGAAGGAAATAAAACTTCTCGCAGCTTTTAACTGTTGTATTTACCTGGAATAGATTTCCGAGGCTGTTTCACAGCTGTCGACGATGATAACGcggaattattcgtattcgataTAGAGTTCTGTTGCATCGGCTGTTGTTGGACACTTGACGACAGACCTTGTTGATTTTGAGATGACCACCTTCTCTTTTCTGTGGTAATAGTGCTATTTGTTGTGACACTAGCAGTATTAACTGTTTCTTCGCCATTTGTAGATTGGGGCTGTTGAGTACTCGGGCATTTATTGCAGCCTTCTTTCCTTCTAAACAACATATTTTCACATGCACAGAGGTCTTCGAGTTGCCGCCTAATGTATATGTAAAAATCTTCTTCCTCCATAAATATTGGTAACCTAACAGAAGTAGGTTTACTCTCTAAAATTAAGCTTATGCTTTCCCCTTCACCGCgttttaataaacttaacatttGTCTTGGACTCATTGCTGCCATCAGGAAAGCTTGAAATATATCTCTCGTAACGTGTAATATGGTGCCAGTACCAAATTGTGCTGGCATTGCCTTTACTTTACGAGGGTCAAAATAAGGGCCACACGTGCAATTATGATTTACATAAATTGTAACTGTAACACAACAGAAGTAATGAGTGGAAAAATAATGGGCAATAATTGAAGAGGTGTTTGTCTAATTATTTTAATGCGTACCATTCTCTAAAGAATGTGGTTTGGTATTAGCTGTACTAGTATCAGGTTCTGTAGCTGGTTGCGGAGGAGCGCTGGAACCTGCTGGACTCACTAAAGCAACAGCTGGCTCTCCATTAGTACCTCCACCTGATATTGCCATTACTGGTAAAACGTTACTAGTTCTTGACTTAAATCTATTAGGCCCTATCACTGCGAATTCCcatataaaataaatcattAGTCGCAagtattatataatatcatCGATATTAGTACATTTTGCGGGGCTGTTCggagtgctcgaatattcgggcggcttgaaattcggaccgagccgggacccggtttccgagccgagccgggtacccgtaaaatccgggtGGCTTGAAAAATCGGGGTAGTCCGAATCGTTTCGGGCCGCTCGGAAGAACCGGATAGCCCGAATTGTTTCGGgccaaacacccgtttccaagtgggtattgattaatttataatcttgaagttttcttattaaaagaatttctaactacTTCCAAATccctcgggcttgtgcgaacttcgcactACTCATGTTTTCCTCGTATCTAGTGTGCGTATATCAATTTTTGTGCAATATATAGTGCTTATATATCCGGTTCTTCCGGGCGGCCCGAAACGATTCGGACTACCCGAATTTTTCAAGCctcccgaaaaaattcgagctacccggATTTTACAGGTAtccggctcggctcgctttattcgagtacccgaacagctcAGACATTTTGTAAAGGCAATAGAAAgaacatatttttataatattagtggcatataataatatattcctTACATTTCTGTCTTGGCGGTTGCAACGGATGACCACTCTTAAAACACCAACCAGCAGGAAAAATGTCTCTAGAGTCATAACGACACCAATAATCGAAAGCTCCTCTCCAACCATCAAATGTAATATGAATCATATCATCTTTAACAGCACCAACGGTTGCTGTGCAAATGAGTTGTGGATTCTTTTTATCTATTGCTTCTAATTTATGCCCAACTTCGAACATGTTAGAGCGCGGTGTTTTTGGTTCGCGTTTAAATACTTTCGCAGGTGCCATCTCTGCACCGTTCAGCGTTTTCAAAAGAAACATCGGCCAACTGGAAGCATTCATTCGGAAGCCTAACGGAGGTTGCAACATACCACCAGATTTCTCGCAGTGGCCAATTGGATGAATTTCGTTACTATCGACCAAACGCCagaaatcatttttattatctGAACCATCCAGCCTTAATCTCAAACGCGGACCAAGAACACCGACAACAGTCGCAATGCAAGTAGATGTTAAATTACGAGGGTCAAGGGCTTCTAGTTTCATACCCATTTTAAATTCATTAATTGGTGGGATTTCAtgctaaaataaaattcaactatCATAAATgtgtactttttaattaaaattcaatcCTCTTTAATATCATTGGCTTAAAGTACCTGTTTGAAGCATTCGATCGGCGCAGCTTGACTATTCGTTTCTTTCAAATAAAGATCCCAATCGAAGGTTTGATATGTTTCATACTGAAATGGACCAGTCGAGGTCGACGGAGAATGAGACACATTTGCGTGGTTACTAGAATTCGTGAAAGATTGAGTTGTCGATGGAATATTATTCCCGCTCAATAATCCAGCTGGCGTAAGAGATGGCGCGGGTGATGTCTGGTCCCTGTTACCTACTAAAAAGAAAAAGCGATTAATTCCTGACATAACATTATAATAAGGTTTGTTAAATTTAAGGGGTTGCCCCACCCTGAGACGATCGAAACTAACGAATTTTCTTTGCagctactatgaggttgaaaattatttcttttcttcttatgtgtagagcatgtattagtgcatatattgtataaatactgtacaaaaatattaaaaaatggccgagttatttgctATCCCGTGAAGCTCCTCCGTGTGAGCGGTAtaccaaatatctccaaaactatttgtccgattgatttcaaacttggtacacatattcttaataGTATTATCTATCACGTAGCATAGGATTGTTTTCATGCCATATCCCAATTGTTTATagtaattgtttgaattttcccTTTGGTAAAAATTTAATGTTCATTTTCACTTTGCTCGCATTTGTACAAACCTGGTTTTTTCTCTAAATCCCTATGCTGTGCGATAGATACTTTATCAATGAACAATATATAGCTAtgggtttttcagtttcagataATCCTAGGCATCACAATCCGTTACACCATCTGCGCGCGTCCTGACGGAGGAGTTTTACGGGATAACGGATAGCTCtgtcatttttaaatatttttcagtcaaATTTACACAATGTCCTTTAATGTATGCCCTAACCATAGATAATAATGAAGTAATTGTCACATTCAtagtttcgtagaaaaaaattcgtaaacttTGATGTCATTTAGGCTGCCTCAgggtggcgcaaccccttaatACTTTGTACATCGACACGGTGGTAACACGATACAGTCGATTTCTTAATTCTCCTTCAATTCTCATGAATCACTAACTTTTCTTTATATCGGTTTGTCCTTCCTTCTTCTGatgtttatttaaacaaaatgaaGAACAAAAGTCTTTCGTGGGCCCATCCTTTTGCTCCAATCTTACAGGTGCACCCCTAATAACGTTGTCACATTGAACGCAAGCACCTCGCACGTACGCTTTACGAAATTCAGACAAACAGGTCTCCGAGCAGAATTCTTTTTTCCCATGCTGAGTCGGCAGAACGTACTTCAACGGTTGTTTAGTTTCACCGCACCATGTGCAAGAGTTTTTTGATTTTGGTGGCCTTCCTGGacctacgtttaaaaaattcaagtgtTTTCAAATTGACGTAATATAATATAGACACGAAGCGTAATTTAAGTCGATGCCCATTACGAGAAATAGCAGAGAAATGTGCTTAAATCGTACAAAGTGGAGAAGGTTACTTTGAAACGTAATATTCGCATACCTCGCATTTTGCTTTGTGTGGATGACATATTTCTTCATAGAAAAGAAATAGTTGATACTAAAACTTACTCCATAACAGCAATAGTTTCATTTAATAATCAAGAACATCTTTGCGTCAACCAATAAAGTAGACTTTGGAGACACGATCTAATTTTAAACTGGAGACAATTTCCTTACACCCAGATCGTGAATACGCCGCGCCCGATTCCGTATACCGCAAGATATGTTCGTGTTAATTTTCGTGCGCACGATAATTCAGTAGTATCTTGTGATGGTTAATTCGTTACAATCAAAATAATATATTCTGTATGAAAAGTTGTTATGTGAAGCCGCCATATTGCTTTGA is part of the Andrena cerasifolii isolate SP2316 chromosome 1, iyAndCera1_principal, whole genome shotgun sequence genome and harbors:
- the Scm gene encoding polycomb protein Scm; this translates as MSSTQSKMRGPGRPPKSKNSCTWCGETKQPLKYVLPTQHGKKEFCSETCLSEFRKAYVRGACVQCDNVIRGAPVRLEQKDGPTKDFCSSFCLNKHQKKEGQTDIKKIGNRDQTSPAPSLTPAGLLSGNNIPSTTQSFTNSSNHANVSHSPSTSTGPFQYETYQTFDWDLYLKETNSQAAPIECFKQHEIPPINEFKMGMKLEALDPRNLTSTCIATVVGVLGPRLRLRLDGSDNKNDFWRLVDSNEIHPIGHCEKSGGMLQPPLGFRMNASSWPMFLLKTLNGAEMAPAKVFKREPKTPRSNMFEVGHKLEAIDKKNPQLICTATVGAVKDDMIHITFDGWRGAFDYWCRYDSRDIFPAGWCFKSGHPLQPPRQKLIGPNRFKSRTSNVLPVMAISGGGTNGEPAVALVSPAGSSAPPQPATEPDTSTANTKPHSLENVTIYVNHNCTCGPYFDPRKVKAMPAQFGTGTILHVTRDIFQAFLMAAMSPRQMLSLLKRGEGESISLILESKPTSVRLPIFMEEEDFYIYIRRQLEDLCACENMLFRRKEGCNKCPSTQQPQSTNGEETVNTASVTTNSTITTEKRRWSSQNQQGLSSSVQQQPMQQNSISNTNNSALSSSTAVKQPRKSIPELEAATSTTQAESSINRIPSAEPAEWTIEDVIHYISVTDPALGQHADLFRKHEIDGKALLLLNSDMMMKYMGLKLGPALKICNLVNRIKGRRHILL